The proteins below are encoded in one region of Peptoniphilus sp. GNH:
- a CDS encoding V-type ATP synthase subunit F: MYKIAVVGDKDSVLAFKALGLDVKTAYNATDARIAVDSLAREKYGLIFLTEELAALIPDTIKRYDSMVIPAVILIPSNKGSLGIGMDRINKNVEKAVGANIL; this comes from the coding sequence ATGTATAAAATTGCAGTAGTTGGAGACAAGGACTCTGTACTTGCCTTTAAGGCTTTGGGACTAGATGTCAAGACAGCCTATAATGCAACAGATGCCAGAATCGCTGTGGATTCCCTTGCGAGAGAAAAGTATGGTTTGATATTTCTTACAGAAGAACTGGCAGCTTTGATTCCCGACACTATTAAGAGATATGACTCTATGGTAATTCCAGCTGTGATTTTGATCCCTTCCAACAAGGGAAGCTTGGGAATTGGCATGGATAGGATAAATAAGAACGTAGAAAAGGCGGTTGGAGCCAATATATTATAA
- a CDS encoding NCS2 family permease — translation MNNVTNESFLDKTFDLKARNTSVRTELVAGLTTFMTMSYILIVNPNMLAETGMDKGGVFTATILASVVAIILMAFMANLPFALAPGMGLNAFFTYSVCLGMGKPWEFALSAVFLEGIIFLILSVFKVRQAIFDAIPLSLKKAVSVGIGLFIALIGLSSAGIVQTGNGTILSLGDILTAPSLVFFFGLLIMAYLTAKNVKGGLLIGIIASTILALILGVAHLPENGIFSLPPSIAPVAFKIQWDKFLSLEMFGIMFTFLFVDIFDTVGTLTGVATKANLLDKNGKLPKVGQALFADAVGTTVGSLLGTSTVTTFVESASGVADGGRTGLTSLSTGFFFLLALFFFPIISIVPAQATAPALVMVGLFMMSPIKDIDFNDFTEAIPAYLTMLMMPYSYSIAEGISYGMISYVILKVLTGKFKDISALMYVLAAIFLLRDLWPILKTLF, via the coding sequence ATGAATAATGTGACTAATGAAAGCTTTCTTGACAAGACTTTTGATCTGAAGGCTCGAAACACATCTGTAAGGACCGAGCTAGTTGCAGGACTTACAACTTTTATGACGATGAGTTATATCCTCATAGTCAATCCAAACATGTTAGCAGAAACAGGCATGGACAAGGGCGGAGTTTTTACAGCCACTATTTTGGCATCCGTTGTTGCAATAATACTTATGGCTTTTATGGCCAACCTACCCTTTGCTCTTGCTCCTGGTATGGGGCTTAATGCCTTCTTTACCTATTCTGTATGTCTTGGTATGGGCAAGCCTTGGGAATTTGCTCTAAGTGCTGTATTTTTAGAGGGTATAATATTTTTAATTTTGTCAGTATTTAAAGTTAGACAGGCAATTTTTGATGCCATTCCTTTGAGTCTTAAAAAGGCAGTGTCAGTTGGTATAGGTCTTTTTATAGCCTTAATAGGACTTTCATCAGCTGGTATAGTCCAAACTGGAAACGGCACTATTTTAAGTCTTGGAGATATTTTAACTGCTCCATCTTTAGTATTTTTTTTCGGTCTACTTATAATGGCATATTTAACAGCCAAAAATGTCAAGGGTGGACTACTAATAGGAATAATCGCATCGACTATTTTAGCTCTAATTTTAGGAGTTGCACATCTTCCAGAAAATGGAATATTTTCACTTCCACCATCCATAGCTCCTGTGGCATTTAAAATTCAATGGGACAAATTTTTATCCTTAGAAATGTTTGGTATCATGTTCACCTTCCTTTTTGTTGATATTTTCGACACAGTAGGAACTCTTACTGGTGTTGCTACCAAGGCAAATCTTTTAGATAAGAATGGAAAGCTTCCAAAAGTTGGGCAAGCCCTCTTTGCAGACGCTGTTGGAACTACTGTTGGATCTCTTCTTGGAACAAGTACAGTAACAACTTTCGTAGAATCTGCATCGGGTGTAGCAGATGGAGGTAGGACAGGTCTTACATCTCTTTCAACGGGATTTTTCTTCCTACTCGCTCTATTCTTTTTCCCAATCATCTCGATTGTTCCTGCACAAGCGACAGCACCAGCTCTTGTAATGGTAGGTCTTTTTATGATGAGTCCTATAAAGGATATAGATTTTAATGACTTCACAGAAGCTATTCCAGCTTACCTTACTATGCTTATGATGCCTTATTCTTATTCAATAGCAGAAGGTATCTCATACGGAATGATTTCTTATGTTATACTAAAAGTTCTAACAGGAAAATTTAAAGACATATCAGCTCTTATGTATGTCTTGGCAGCTATTTTCTTATTAAGAGATCTTTGGCCAATTTTAAAAACTTTATTTTAA
- a CDS encoding V-type ATP synthase subunit E, which translates to MSNLDKIGEKILQRAKEESEKVLSEAKAKKESILEAKTTEAKNQAEKIIQKAQAEAEALEGKIMESAKLRARDQVLQKKEEIVNEAIEKIKSGLKNLDDTSYLEFLKKQLKNLEISDKAVLNLPKDKVELVKKENLGYEISEKHPSSGFSLSDDKLLYNFEFDNFVESIRESLEREIVSGLFGR; encoded by the coding sequence GTGTCAAATTTAGACAAGATCGGAGAAAAAATTTTGCAAAGGGCCAAGGAAGAAAGCGAAAAGGTTCTTTCTGAAGCCAAGGCGAAAAAAGAATCCATCCTTGAGGCGAAAACAACAGAAGCTAAAAATCAAGCTGAAAAGATTATCCAAAAAGCACAAGCTGAAGCTGAGGCTCTTGAAGGCAAGATTATGGAATCGGCCAAGCTAAGAGCCAGAGACCAAGTTCTACAAAAAAAAGAAGAGATTGTAAACGAAGCAATAGAAAAAATCAAATCAGGTCTTAAAAATCTGGATGACACTTCTTATTTGGAATTTTTAAAGAAACAATTAAAAAATCTTGAAATAAGTGATAAGGCAGTTCTAAATCTTCCCAAAGACAAGGTTGAACTTGTAAAAAAAGAAAATTTGGGATATGAAATTTCAGAAAAGCATCCATCTAGCGGATTTAGCCTTTCAGATGACAAATTGCTTTATAACTTCGAATTTGATAATTTTGTAGAATCTATAAGAGAGAGTTTGGAAAGAGAAATAGTCTCTGGGCTATTTGGAAGATAG
- a CDS encoding V-type ATP synthase subunit A, with product MKSGKIIEVSGPLVVAEGMENANVYDVVEVSKDKLIGEIIEMRGDRASIQVYEETTGIGPGDEVVTTGFPLSVELGPGLLEQMFDGIQRPLEGLKNKTGDFLTRGASVKPLSREKRWDFKPLAKIGDKLGPGDVIGSVQETEVINHKIMVPYGIEGKVVEIKEGNFIVDDVVCVLETENGEKKELTMVQKWPVRRGRPYKKKIDPNTPLVTGQRVIDTFFPITKGGTAAIPGPFGSGKTVVQHQLAKWADAQIVVYVGCGERGNEMTDVLMEFPELIDANTGQSIMKRTVLIANTSNMPVAAREASIYTGITISEYYRDMGYSVAMMADSTSRWAEALREMSGRLEEMPGDEGYPAYLASRVADFYERAGRVSCLGSEDREGALSVIGAVSPPGGDISEPVSQSTLRIVKIFWKLDYDLSYQRHFPAINWLDSYSLYQTKMDQFLDEHIEKDFSKNRIKAMSLLQEESSLQEIVRLVGRDSLSEQDQLKLEVTKSIREDFLQQNAFHDIDTYCSLEKQYKMLKLILAFYEEGLKALKRGIYISELEKHPIREKIARAKNVAEDNLQELDKNYEELVSSFENLEIKEGL from the coding sequence TTGAAATCTGGAAAAATTATAGAAGTATCCGGACCCCTGGTTGTGGCAGAAGGCATGGAAAATGCCAATGTCTATGACGTTGTGGAAGTTTCAAAGGATAAGCTTATAGGCGAAATCATTGAGATGAGAGGGGACAGGGCATCTATCCAAGTTTATGAAGAAACTACAGGTATAGGCCCAGGAGATGAAGTTGTAACAACAGGTTTTCCTCTTTCAGTTGAACTTGGACCCGGTCTTTTGGAACAAATGTTTGATGGTATCCAAAGACCGCTTGAAGGACTTAAAAATAAAACAGGAGATTTCTTAACTAGAGGAGCATCAGTAAAGCCCCTTTCTAGAGAAAAGAGATGGGATTTTAAACCTCTAGCTAAGATAGGAGATAAGTTAGGCCCTGGAGATGTTATAGGTAGTGTCCAAGAGACTGAAGTAATCAACCACAAAATCATGGTTCCTTATGGAATTGAAGGTAAGGTTGTAGAAATAAAGGAAGGCAACTTCATAGTAGATGATGTTGTATGTGTATTGGAAACAGAAAATGGCGAAAAGAAAGAGCTGACAATGGTTCAAAAGTGGCCAGTAAGAAGAGGTAGACCCTATAAGAAAAAGATAGATCCTAATACTCCTCTTGTAACAGGTCAAAGAGTAATAGATACATTTTTCCCGATAACTAAGGGAGGTACAGCTGCTATACCAGGACCTTTTGGATCAGGAAAAACAGTTGTACAACATCAGCTAGCCAAGTGGGCTGATGCACAAATAGTAGTTTATGTAGGCTGTGGCGAACGTGGAAATGAAATGACTGATGTATTGATGGAATTTCCAGAGCTTATAGATGCAAACACAGGTCAATCAATAATGAAAAGGACTGTTCTTATAGCCAACACTTCAAATATGCCAGTAGCTGCTCGTGAAGCATCAATATATACAGGAATTACAATCTCTGAATATTACAGAGATATGGGCTATTCAGTTGCTATGATGGCAGACTCTACTTCGAGATGGGCAGAGGCACTAAGAGAAATGTCTGGACGTTTGGAAGAAATGCCTGGTGATGAAGGTTACCCTGCTTATCTTGCCAGCCGTGTAGCAGACTTTTATGAAAGAGCAGGTAGGGTTAGTTGTTTAGGATCAGAAGATAGAGAGGGAGCTCTTTCTGTTATAGGAGCTGTATCTCCTCCAGGAGGAGATATTTCAGAGCCAGTTTCTCAATCAACTCTTAGAATTGTAAAGATTTTCTGGAAACTCGACTATGACCTTTCATATCAAAGGCATTTCCCGGCTATAAACTGGCTAGATTCTTATTCACTATATCAAACTAAGATGGACCAATTCTTAGATGAACATATAGAAAAGGATTTTTCTAAAAATAGAATAAAAGCCATGTCTTTACTGCAAGAAGAGTCATCTCTTCAAGAAATTGTACGACTTGTAGGTAGAGATTCTCTATCAGAACAAGATCAATTAAAACTTGAAGTTACAAAGTCAATTCGTGAAGACTTTCTACAACAAAATGCCTTCCACGACATAGATACTTATTGTTCACTTGAAAAGCAATATAAGATGTTAAAGCTAATCTTGGCTTTTTATGAAGAAGGACTAAAGGCCTTAAAGAGGGGCATTTATATAAGCGAATTGGAAAAACACCCAATTAGAGAAAAAATTGCAAGAGCAAAGAATGTGGCTGAAGATAATTTGCAAGAACTTGATAAAAATTACGAAGAGCTTGTAAGTAGTTTTGAAAATTTAGAAATAAAGGAGGGACTATAA
- a CDS encoding V-type ATP synthase subunit I, which yields MAIVKMSKFNLFSFDDQRESLLEKFQKFNYVHFNDLSKENEKYDDLDTISSEKDVYEIDEKIAKIKYSLDILEAYEEKASGLEALRQVQKTYTLDELRAFGRSFNFDKEYDFLKRLDEKRISYAQEIQNLKGRISDLKPWSNLGLSVGEIKSFKNVDVFLGSISSRFAEDFISEIKELDLIELVELSSSSNYYYLAIISDISKRDELDEIFRKFAFTSSDIKTDRLVSEEIKELESKIKDLEKNVDSIENQLKSKKDLIEDLRLIYEFYQNERQRVASKDAFLKTRSLDVIEGYVPTNRAKDFEKLIRDVVGDDYYLTIEPASRDDEKVPIILKNGPFAGAFENLTKMYSLPRYNEVDPTPLFAPFYWIFAGIMVGDAGYGLLVFIATLIGLVAFRLKPAQRGMVKFLNYLSISTILWGLVFGSFFGFSLPFKLLDPATQYVEMIALSLGLGGVHLFFGLAIKAYIAIRDGHPQDAIFDVLFWYMAVLGVIVWIAFMALKPNESIANIGKWSFILGMIGIVLTGGRTEPSIAGKIGWGIYSAYGITSYIGDFVSYLRLMALALAGAFIAVAVNLIVKMLFGAGIVGIIGGIIIFVIFQLFNAFLSYLSAYVHTARLTYVEMFNKFYEGGGVPFRNMIADSKYYNIKED from the coding sequence ATGGCAATAGTTAAAATGAGTAAGTTCAACTTATTTTCTTTCGATGATCAGCGTGAATCTCTACTTGAAAAATTTCAAAAGTTCAACTATGTTCATTTCAATGATTTGAGCAAGGAGAATGAGAAATACGATGATTTAGATACTATTTCCTCTGAAAAAGACGTCTATGAAATAGATGAAAAGATTGCTAAAATCAAGTATTCATTAGATATTTTAGAAGCCTACGAAGAAAAAGCATCAGGTCTTGAAGCTTTAAGGCAAGTACAAAAAACTTACACCCTTGATGAGTTGAGGGCTTTCGGAAGGTCTTTTAATTTTGACAAGGAATACGATTTCTTAAAACGATTAGACGAAAAGAGGATTTCTTACGCTCAGGAAATCCAAAACTTAAAAGGCAGGATTTCAGACTTAAAACCTTGGTCAAACTTAGGCCTTAGTGTTGGAGAAATTAAATCTTTTAAGAATGTGGATGTTTTTCTGGGAAGTATATCAAGTAGATTTGCTGAAGATTTTATAAGTGAGATAAAAGAACTAGACTTGATTGAACTGGTTGAATTATCATCGTCCTCTAATTATTATTATTTAGCAATAATAAGCGATATATCAAAGAGGGATGAGCTTGATGAGATTTTCAGAAAGTTTGCCTTTACAAGTAGTGATATAAAGACTGATCGGCTTGTAAGCGAAGAAATAAAAGAACTAGAAAGCAAAATTAAAGATTTAGAAAAGAATGTTGACTCTATTGAGAATCAATTGAAATCAAAGAAAGATTTGATAGAAGATTTGAGACTCATATACGAATTTTACCAAAATGAAAGACAGAGAGTGGCATCTAAAGATGCGTTTTTAAAGACCAGATCTTTGGATGTGATAGAAGGATATGTCCCGACAAATAGGGCTAAAGACTTTGAAAAATTAATAAGGGATGTGGTTGGCGACGACTACTATTTGACAATTGAGCCGGCTTCTCGAGACGATGAGAAAGTTCCCATTATTTTGAAAAACGGCCCATTCGCAGGAGCATTTGAGAATTTGACAAAAATGTATTCCCTGCCCAGGTATAACGAAGTTGACCCGACACCACTTTTTGCTCCATTTTATTGGATTTTTGCAGGGATTATGGTTGGCGATGCGGGCTATGGACTTTTAGTCTTTATCGCGACCTTGATAGGTCTTGTTGCATTTAGACTTAAACCGGCCCAAAGGGGTATGGTCAAGTTTTTAAACTACTTATCAATCTCAACAATCTTGTGGGGACTTGTGTTTGGATCATTTTTTGGATTTAGCCTGCCTTTTAAGCTCTTGGATCCGGCAACGCAATATGTTGAAATGATTGCTCTTTCCCTAGGACTTGGAGGAGTGCATCTTTTCTTCGGGCTTGCCATAAAGGCTTATATAGCAATAAGGGATGGGCATCCCCAAGATGCAATTTTTGATGTTTTGTTTTGGTATATGGCTGTCTTGGGTGTAATTGTTTGGATTGCTTTTATGGCCTTAAAGCCAAATGAGAGCATAGCAAACATAGGAAAGTGGTCATTTATACTTGGCATGATTGGAATTGTTCTTACCGGTGGTAGAACAGAGCCATCCATTGCTGGCAAAATAGGCTGGGGAATTTATTCAGCTTATGGAATCACTTCTTATATAGGAGATTTTGTATCCTATTTAAGACTTATGGCCCTGGCACTTGCTGGAGCTTTTATAGCTGTCGCAGTCAATTTGATTGTGAAGATGCTCTTTGGAGCAGGGATTGTGGGCATTATAGGTGGAATTATAATCTTTGTGATTTTCCAACTTTTCAACGCCTTCTTATCCTATCTTTCAGCCTATGTGCATACTGCAAGGCTGACTTATGTAGAAATGTTTAATAAATTTTATGAAGGTGGCGGAGTGCCATTTAGAAATATGATTGCAGATTCAAAATACTATAATATCAAGGAGGATTAA
- a CDS encoding V-type ATP synthase subunit C has product MDRNDYIQSSATVRVLEKKLLDKPFYNRLIESRDLAEAIRFLQDSYYQTFVQKLSRPEDYELALKEAQDAIYKEAYGLSPHKDPVEIAALIYNYHNLKVLAKEIILKKTLDSVYVAIGDVNIPKLREAVVDKKPSQDVEKYYEILQDALSLYEKTKDPQAIDIFMDKKYFENLKYLARKSEMPMIESYAMNLIDFTNIKTFLRCKKQERSWEFISKVLIEGGFIEVENFRKYMIEKLDKDSALFKQAEIYGAVKAGLSSYEDSKSLSLFEQSMDNYFVNMLKEAKKVTYGPEVIFAYVMAKENEIKNIRIILMSKLSGLDSEKIRQRLRDSYV; this is encoded by the coding sequence GTGGATAGAAACGATTATATCCAGTCTAGCGCCACTGTCAGAGTTTTAGAAAAAAAACTCCTGGACAAGCCTTTCTATAATAGATTAATTGAGTCAAGAGATTTGGCTGAAGCAATAAGATTTTTACAGGATTCATATTATCAAACTTTTGTACAAAAACTTTCAAGACCAGAAGACTATGAATTAGCATTAAAAGAAGCTCAAGATGCCATATATAAAGAAGCGTACGGTCTGAGTCCTCACAAGGACCCAGTTGAAATAGCTGCTTTAATCTATAATTATCACAATCTAAAAGTCTTGGCAAAGGAAATTATTCTAAAAAAGACTTTGGATTCTGTTTATGTGGCAATTGGAGATGTAAATATACCCAAGCTAAGAGAGGCAGTAGTTGACAAAAAGCCATCTCAAGATGTGGAAAAGTATTATGAAATTTTACAAGATGCTTTAAGTCTATATGAGAAAACGAAGGACCCTCAAGCCATAGATATATTTATGGACAAGAAATATTTCGAAAATCTGAAATATTTAGCTAGAAAATCGGAAATGCCGATGATCGAATCCTATGCTATGAACTTGATAGATTTCACGAATATAAAAACATTCCTAAGATGCAAAAAACAAGAACGCAGCTGGGAATTTATATCGAAGGTTTTGATAGAAGGCGGATTTATAGAAGTTGAAAACTTCAGAAAGTACATGATTGAAAAGCTTGACAAGGACTCAGCCTTATTCAAACAAGCTGAAATTTATGGGGCTGTGAAGGCTGGACTTTCGTCCTATGAAGATAGCAAGAGCCTATCTCTATTTGAACAAAGTATGGATAATTATTTTGTCAATATGCTAAAAGAGGCCAAGAAGGTAACTTATGGGCCTGAGGTGATTTTTGCCTATGTAATGGCAAAAGAAAACGAAATAAAAAATATTAGAATAATACTAATGTCCAAATTGAGTGGACTGGATTCTGAAAAAATAAGACAAAGGTTGCGTGATTCTTATGTATAA
- the alr gene encoding alanine racemase, whose product MEISRAAYLEVNLDKLENNLKEIERVTQKRSKIIAIVKSNAYHFGDEMIAKKLLGLGVDFFAVANMNEALSLRKKFEDIRILILGPAWGHMVDEGIRKKITFTVSSFEEAEILNSRAEKLNTKAICHIAVDTGMGRIGFRDNYEEAARVFKLCNIEVEGIFTHFAKSDSDPDFTREQYVKLLKFKKELWYMDCDIKLFHSSNSHAIMGHRVLENSYIRPGIILYGSPEGDKRADDMNLSFIGSLKSEISFIKTLEQGEGVSYGHLFVADKETEVATIPIGYADGIIRSLSGKIDVLIKGKRCRQIGRICMDQMMVDVTGLGARLGDEVVIIGEQGDEKITIEEIAEKAGEIPTSYLTHLSERLPRVYIENGKVVKIIDYILQR is encoded by the coding sequence ATGGAAATCAGCAGAGCTGCTTATTTAGAAGTCAATCTGGATAAGTTGGAAAACAATTTAAAAGAAATAGAAAGAGTTACACAAAAAAGAAGCAAAATAATTGCCATTGTAAAATCAAATGCCTACCATTTTGGCGATGAGATGATAGCCAAGAAGCTATTAGGACTAGGAGTGGATTTTTTTGCTGTGGCAAATATGAATGAAGCCCTAAGCCTTAGAAAAAAGTTTGAAGACATCAGAATTTTGATTTTGGGGCCTGCTTGGGGCCATATGGTTGACGAAGGCATAAGAAAAAAAATTACCTTCACAGTATCTTCTTTCGAAGAGGCGGAGATTTTAAATAGTAGAGCTGAAAAGTTAAACACAAAAGCCATCTGCCACATTGCTGTCGACACGGGCATGGGCAGGATAGGCTTTAGAGATAATTATGAAGAAGCGGCACGAGTTTTCAAGCTTTGTAACATAGAAGTCGAAGGAATCTTCACTCATTTTGCAAAGTCTGATAGTGATCCTGACTTCACAAGAGAACAATATGTAAAACTTTTAAAATTCAAAAAAGAACTTTGGTATATGGACTGCGACATTAAGCTTTTTCATTCATCTAATTCCCACGCTATTATGGGACACAGAGTGCTGGAAAATTCTTATATAAGACCTGGAATAATCTTGTATGGCAGCCCGGAAGGGGACAAGAGAGCGGATGATATGAATTTGAGCTTTATAGGCAGCTTAAAATCAGAAATTTCTTTCATAAAAACTCTAGAACAAGGAGAAGGAGTATCTTATGGCCACTTGTTTGTAGCAGACAAAGAAACCGAAGTTGCAACCATTCCCATAGGTTATGCAGATGGCATCATAAGAAGTTTATCTGGTAAGATAGATGTGCTTATAAAGGGTAAGAGATGTAGACAAATAGGAAGAATATGTATGGATCAGATGATGGTTGATGTCACAGGACTAGGGGCAAGGCTAGGAGATGAGGTTGTGATAATAGGAGAACAGGGCGATGAAAAAATCACAATAGAAGAAATTGCCGAAAAAGCTGGAGAAATCCCAACATCGTACCTGACTCACCTATCGGAGAGATTGCCAAGGGTCTATATAGAAAATGGAAAAGTTGTAAAGATTATTGACTATATTTTGCAAAGATAA
- a CDS encoding S-layer homology domain-containing protein yields MKRLIGLILALCLFIPTYIYADANIDISLEQPSLLKVKAGQKINYNLKIKLPKDIKENYQSFTISLMMDKNLKLDAANLKTQDPAYDISKSYLQTVQRDIVSIVVSDTGKLLSNEANVEVITFARQDQDKPDFKNSFVLTSIDKTGKETSGQRDVKSSTKALDSGLKLNPFYYGDKVLTGKTKQGADIIVRINDKAIATGLADDKGNFSIPLKDIKLNASLDVEVNYLENGEFRSATVNLTVKSKGQGEDSNKVNKVEKGDKNPALENADMNKLNLYINYARNIDVSKSSKENAARLMAALAYGQYMQVKSDVKNEEIVKAVNEIDQAQKAVRFPIMKGISDDKFAPGAALTRAQAAVIISRIDLLKDAVGEFSSFKDVKQDAWYADAVGYMEKKSYISGYKDGSFKPDKKISRAEFATIISRYLQLDLDMQMGYRQEPLFADVGDVWYKAPISAMTSKGFMSGRGNNKFFPEKEITRAEAITVLIKVLDRKPNKDFIDAFSKNPFKDVENSQWYYYNILEGTGN; encoded by the coding sequence ATGAAAAGATTGATCGGATTGATATTGGCTTTGTGCTTGTTTATACCTACTTACATATATGCAGATGCCAATATAGATATAAGCTTGGAGCAGCCAAGCCTTTTGAAAGTCAAAGCTGGACAAAAAATCAATTACAACTTAAAAATTAAATTGCCAAAGGACATCAAGGAAAATTATCAAAGCTTCACCATAAGTCTTATGATGGATAAAAATTTAAAATTGGATGCTGCCAATTTAAAAACTCAAGACCCAGCTTATGATATAAGCAAATCTTACTTGCAAACTGTGCAGAGGGATATAGTATCCATAGTTGTTTCTGATACTGGCAAACTCTTGTCTAATGAGGCAAATGTAGAAGTTATAACTTTTGCAAGACAAGATCAAGACAAGCCGGATTTCAAAAATTCTTTTGTGCTTACAAGTATTGATAAGACCGGCAAGGAAACTAGTGGACAAAGAGATGTTAAATCTTCTACCAAGGCCTTGGATTCGGGGCTTAAATTAAATCCTTTTTACTACGGAGACAAGGTTTTAACTGGTAAGACCAAACAAGGAGCAGACATCATTGTAAGAATTAATGACAAGGCAATAGCAACAGGTCTTGCTGATGACAAGGGGAATTTTTCTATACCTCTTAAAGACATAAAGCTAAATGCAAGTCTAGATGTAGAGGTAAATTATTTGGAAAATGGCGAGTTTAGATCTGCGACGGTAAATCTTACTGTGAAATCCAAGGGTCAAGGCGAAGATAGCAATAAGGTAAATAAAGTAGAAAAAGGCGACAAGAACCCGGCACTTGAAAATGCGGATATGAACAAGCTAAATCTCTATATAAATTATGCAAGAAATATTGATGTGTCTAAAAGCAGCAAGGAGAATGCGGCTAGATTGATGGCAGCTCTTGCTTATGGCCAATATATGCAGGTCAAATCTGATGTTAAAAATGAAGAGATTGTAAAGGCGGTTAATGAAATTGATCAAGCACAAAAGGCTGTGCGCTTCCCAATAATGAAGGGGATTTCTGATGATAAATTTGCACCAGGAGCTGCCCTTACAAGGGCGCAAGCCGCTGTTATAATTTCAAGAATTGATTTACTAAAAGATGCAGTTGGGGAATTTTCTTCTTTTAAGGATGTCAAGCAGGATGCTTGGTATGCTGATGCTGTTGGATACATGGAAAAGAAATCCTATATATCGGGATATAAGGATGGAAGCTTTAAACCAGACAAGAAGATTAGCAGGGCAGAGTTTGCCACTATAATATCTAGATATCTTCAATTGGACTTAGATATGCAAATGGGATATAGGCAAGAGCCTTTGTTTGCAGATGTTGGTGATGTTTGGTATAAGGCACCTATAAGTGCTATGACATCTAAGGGATTTATGTCTGGAAGGGGAAACAATAAATTTTTCCCTGAAAAAGAAATTACAAGAGCTGAAGCCATAACTGTTCTTATAAAGGTCTTAGATAGAAAACCCAATAAGGACTTTATAGATGCTTTTTCTAAAAATCCTTTTAAGGACGTAGAAAACAGTCAGTGGTACTACTACAATATCCTCGAAGGAACGGGAAATTAA
- a CDS encoding V-type ATP synthase subunit K codes for MLDLITQHGGIVLGSLAVALAVLISGVGSAKAVGKAGEAASGVIIEEPEKFGKSLVLQLLPGTQGLYGFVIGILILFRLSPEMTLTSGLMYIAAALPVGIVGYCSALAQGMVSISGINILAKNEPQQAKGIIYAVMVEMYAILAFAISFLLMTRV; via the coding sequence ATGTTAGATTTAATTACACAACATGGAGGAATTGTATTAGGTTCTTTAGCGGTAGCATTAGCGGTATTGATTTCGGGAGTTGGCTCAGCTAAGGCTGTAGGAAAAGCAGGGGAAGCAGCATCAGGAGTAATCATAGAAGAACCGGAAAAATTCGGTAAATCTCTTGTACTTCAACTTCTTCCAGGTACTCAAGGTCTTTATGGATTCGTAATAGGTATTCTTATTCTATTTAGACTAAGCCCAGAAATGACCCTTACAAGTGGTCTTATGTATATAGCAGCTGCTCTTCCTGTAGGAATAGTAGGATATTGTTCAGCTCTAGCTCAAGGTATGGTTTCAATATCAGGTATTAATATTCTTGCTAAGAACGAACCTCAACAAGCAAAAGGCATAATCTATGCGGTAATGGTTGAGATGTATGCGATTTTAGCATTTGCAATTTCATTCTTACTAATGACTAGAGTTTAA